Proteins encoded within one genomic window of Equus przewalskii isolate Varuska chromosome 3, EquPr2, whole genome shotgun sequence:
- the DPEP2NB gene encoding DPEP2 neighbor protein, translating into MSDRIFYINSNLSSVPWEGNGAAVAPTTPPTPCLYHVLYRGCGETQMGWHGETYCLVGGCRAYGDAPVATPAKVEAEKPIPRQTPKRQRAVAEPDKDLGCPTPKIQRLQHGGRRWTPRKLAG; encoded by the exons ATGTCTGACCGGATCTTCTATATTAACTCGAACTTGTCCTCTGTCCCCTGGGAGGGCAACGGAGCAG CAGTGGCTCCCACTACTCCTCCTACACCTTGTCTATACCATGTCCTCTACCGAGGGTGTGGAGAAACCCAGATGGGCTGGCATGGAGAGACATACTGCCTGGTTGGTGGCTGCAGGGCCTATGGGGATGCTCCTGTGGCCACCCCAGCAAAAGTGGAAGCAGAGAAGCCAATCCCCAGGCAGACGCCCAAGAGACAGCGAGCTGTGGCAGAGCCGGACAAAGATCTAGGTTGCCCCACCCCCAAAATTCAGCGATTGCAGCATGGTGGCAGAAGGTGGACCCCACGGAAGCTCGCTGGCTGA